Proteins from a genomic interval of Leptospira kanakyensis:
- a CDS encoding CTP synthase: MSKTRYIFITGGVSSSLGKGVTVAALGCLLEARGYTVSLQKMDPYINIDPGTMSPYQHGEVYVTEDGAETDLDLGYYERFTKSKFSRKNSVSTGQIYHAVIERERKGDYLGRTVQVVPHITNEIRNRIYNLTRDQETDFVIVEIGGTVGDIESVPFLEAIRQMRYEHGANQVLFLHLTLVPTITAAGEAKTKPTQHSVKELLALGIQPDILICRINKPMSKEMKNKISLFCNVKEQNVISAVDIDTSIYEIPLMYREDKLDEVVLNALGMDLRKLNFSQWENMVKKIRNTKKTVKVALIGKYISLQDAYRSVYESLAHGGIANDVEVNVVKINPEDIDSKNIKELLKGVHGVLVPGGFGERGIEGKIAAIHYARTKQIPFFGICLGMQCAVIEFARNVLGFKDANSTEFKPNVEYPVISMIEEQKEIERMGGTMRLGAYPCIVKKGSLAYSEYKAERISERHRHRFEFTLRYKDDFEKKGMNLAGFSPDGSLAEIVEVANHPWFVGVQFHPEFQSKPTDPHPLFAGFIRAASKLAKKTED; encoded by the coding sequence TTGTCCAAGACCAGATATATTTTTATTACCGGTGGTGTTTCCTCTTCTTTAGGAAAAGGCGTTACCGTTGCAGCTCTCGGTTGTTTGTTAGAAGCCAGGGGTTATACCGTCTCTTTACAAAAAATGGATCCCTATATCAACATTGACCCAGGTACCATGAGTCCGTACCAACATGGGGAAGTGTATGTGACGGAAGACGGAGCAGAAACCGATTTAGATTTAGGATATTACGAAAGATTTACAAAATCTAAATTCTCTCGAAAAAATTCCGTATCCACAGGTCAGATTTATCATGCGGTGATCGAAAGAGAAAGAAAAGGTGATTATTTAGGAAGAACCGTACAGGTTGTACCACATATCACCAATGAAATTCGAAACCGAATTTATAACTTAACACGAGACCAAGAAACAGATTTTGTAATTGTGGAAATTGGTGGAACTGTTGGTGACATTGAGTCAGTTCCCTTTCTCGAAGCCATCAGGCAAATGCGTTATGAACATGGGGCAAACCAAGTATTGTTTTTGCATTTAACACTTGTTCCGACCATTACAGCCGCGGGCGAAGCAAAAACGAAACCAACCCAACACTCGGTAAAAGAACTTCTTGCTCTTGGAATCCAACCAGACATTTTGATTTGCCGTATCAACAAACCAATGTCCAAAGAGATGAAAAATAAAATTTCTCTCTTTTGTAACGTAAAAGAACAAAATGTAATCTCTGCAGTTGATATTGATACTTCCATTTATGAAATTCCTCTCATGTATCGGGAAGATAAATTAGATGAAGTGGTTTTAAACGCACTGGGTATGGATCTCCGTAAACTGAATTTTTCCCAGTGGGAAAATATGGTCAAAAAGATTCGAAATACAAAAAAGACAGTAAAAGTAGCGTTAATCGGAAAGTATATTTCCTTACAAGATGCGTATCGTTCTGTTTATGAATCTCTTGCTCACGGTGGGATTGCCAATGACGTAGAAGTCAACGTTGTTAAAATCAATCCAGAAGATATTGATTCTAAAAATATCAAAGAACTACTCAAAGGTGTTCATGGAGTTTTGGTTCCTGGTGGATTTGGTGAACGTGGGATTGAAGGAAAAATTGCCGCGATTCATTATGCAAGAACCAAACAAATTCCATTTTTCGGAATTTGTCTTGGGATGCAGTGTGCCGTGATCGAATTTGCAAGAAATGTTCTCGGTTTCAAAGATGCAAACTCTACAGAATTTAAACCCAATGTAGAATATCCTGTGATTTCAATGATTGAAGAACAAAAAGAAATCGAACGAATGGGCGGAACCATGCGACTTGGGGCATACCCTTGTATTGTCAAAAAAGGAAGCCTTGCGTATTCAGAATACAAAGCAGAACGTATTTCCGAAAGACATAGACATAGATTTGAATTCACTTTGCGTTATAAAGATGATTTTGAGAAAAAAGGTATGAACCTTGCGGGGTTCTCACCAGATGGGAGTTTGGCGGAAATTGTAGAAGTGGCCAACCATCCTTGGTTTGTTGGTGTTCAGTTCCATCCAGAATTTCAATCCAAACCAACTGACCCACATCCACTATTTGCAGGGTTCATTCGAGCCGCATCCAAATTGGCTAAAAAAACGGAGGATTAA
- the rfaE2 gene encoding D-glycero-beta-D-manno-heptose 1-phosphate adenylyltransferase: MSFYDTLNSKIISSDQIESKRKSLEGKRIVFTNGCFDILHPGHVSYLAQARDLGDLLWIGVNSDASVRRLKGESRPINSCEDRMLVLAGLSSVDFVSTFAEDTPLEILKKVKPSVHSKGGDYQVETLPEYQILKEMGADIQILPFVSGKSTTRILEKAKSPS; encoded by the coding sequence ATGAGTTTCTACGATACATTAAATTCAAAAATTATTTCATCCGACCAGATTGAATCCAAAAGGAAGTCACTCGAAGGGAAACGGATTGTATTTACCAATGGATGTTTTGATATTTTGCACCCAGGACATGTAAGTTACCTCGCACAGGCTCGTGATTTAGGGGATTTACTATGGATTGGGGTCAACTCGGATGCCAGCGTTAGGCGATTAAAAGGAGAATCTCGACCCATCAATTCTTGCGAAGATAGAATGCTTGTGCTTGCAGGACTCTCTTCGGTGGATTTTGTTTCCACTTTTGCTGAAGATACCCCTCTCGAAATCTTAAAAAAAGTAAAACCATCTGTCCATTCCAAGGGCGGGGACTACCAAGTGGAAACCCTTCCGGAATACCAAATTTTAAAAGAGATGGGAGCGGATATTCAAATTTTACCTTTTGTCTCCGGAAAATCGACAACAAGGATTTTAGAAAAAGCCAAATCTCCTTCCTAA
- the rfaE1 gene encoding D-glycero-beta-D-manno-heptose-7-phosphate kinase, which translates to MKIKKTSLRKSFEDLGKIKVLVIGDLILDEYLIGSVERISPEAPVPVVWVRNEKQSLGGSGNVVQNLSSVGVTGVVFGRIGEDKAGESLEALLLKNSVSKEDLVLLKSKTIPTILKTRIIATHQQICRVDREEVVPLTKEEEDSILKQFESKLKECSAVILSDYDKGYLTPSLIQAVIAICNRENKIVTVDPQVSHFFLYKNIHIMTPNHHEAGKALGRKLISDSEIETACREISEKLTPDAMMITRGEKGMSIYERKTDSFYHIPTVAKEVFDVTGAGDTVITTYTAFVATGMPIADAALISNVSAGIVVGKLGAATVTKTEIEEALQTLGYLDVTA; encoded by the coding sequence TTGAAAATTAAGAAAACTTCGCTTCGTAAATCTTTTGAGGATTTAGGCAAAATCAAAGTGCTCGTCATCGGGGATTTGATTTTGGATGAGTATTTGATTGGTTCAGTCGAACGAATTTCCCCGGAAGCACCCGTTCCAGTGGTTTGGGTTCGCAACGAAAAACAATCCTTAGGTGGATCGGGCAACGTAGTTCAGAATTTATCTTCCGTTGGTGTTACTGGTGTTGTTTTTGGAAGGATTGGCGAGGACAAAGCAGGGGAATCTTTAGAAGCACTTCTACTCAAAAATTCTGTTTCAAAAGAAGACTTAGTTCTATTAAAATCCAAAACCATACCTACCATTTTAAAAACGAGGATCATTGCGACCCACCAACAAATTTGTCGAGTGGACAGAGAGGAAGTAGTCCCTCTGACAAAAGAGGAAGAAGATTCTATCCTAAAACAATTTGAATCAAAATTAAAAGAATGTTCCGCTGTGATTTTATCAGACTATGATAAAGGATATCTCACACCTTCTCTCATTCAGGCGGTGATTGCCATCTGTAACCGAGAAAATAAAATTGTGACAGTGGACCCTCAAGTCAGTCATTTTTTCTTATACAAAAATATCCATATTATGACTCCGAATCATCATGAAGCCGGAAAGGCTTTGGGAAGAAAACTGATCAGCGATTCTGAAATTGAAACGGCCTGTCGGGAAATTTCGGAAAAACTCACACCCGATGCTATGATGATCACTCGTGGGGAAAAAGGAATGTCCATTTATGAAAGAAAAACGGATTCCTTTTACCATATTCCGACAGTTGCCAAAGAAGTATTTGATGTCACTGGTGCAGGTGATACGGTAATTACTACTTACACTGCCTTTGTAGCTACGGGTATGCCTATTGCTGATGCGGCTCTCATTTCCAATGTGAGTGCAGGGATCGTTGTTGGTAAGTTAGGTGCTGCAACAGTCACAAAAACTGAAATTGAAGAGGCCTTACAAACACTTGGTTATTTGGATGTAACCGCATGA
- a CDS encoding LON peptidase substrate-binding domain-containing protein translates to MFLPLHIFEPRYRMMLDFCMENGGELGMAPYPKNWIGAGLPPIPEVVGYGHIIQKESLPDGRSNIILEGIGTAEIVSLDSTEPFYIAQIVRREHERNKNVPENIKEKIEELLVLTKRILLAEGAEEDLILKMNQILVHPFPVDFIASLIYFDFKTKQTILETTHLETKADLLKTVLLGLNLSE, encoded by the coding sequence ATGTTTTTGCCTCTCCATATCTTTGAACCTAGGTATCGGATGATGCTCGACTTTTGTATGGAAAATGGTGGGGAATTGGGAATGGCTCCCTACCCGAAGAATTGGATTGGTGCGGGACTTCCTCCTATCCCTGAGGTTGTGGGGTATGGGCATATCATCCAGAAGGAATCCTTACCTGACGGGAGATCCAATATCATTTTAGAAGGAATCGGAACCGCCGAGATTGTCAGTTTGGATTCCACAGAACCTTTTTACATCGCTCAAATTGTTCGCCGGGAACATGAAAGAAATAAAAATGTTCCAGAAAACATAAAAGAAAAAATAGAAGAGTTACTTGTTCTCACCAAACGAATCTTACTTGCCGAGGGAGCCGAAGAAGATTTAATTTTGAAAATGAATCAAATTTTGGTTCATCCCTTTCCAGTTGATTTTATAGCTTCACTGATTTACTTCGATTTTAAAACAAAACAAACCATTCTGGAAACTACACATTTGGAAACCAAAGCTGACCTTCTCAAAACAGTTTTACTTGGTCTTAATTTAAGTGAGTAG
- a CDS encoding LIC11631 family protein, translated as MNRSDGSLVSSSTGVFYPYQHQDFYAMDSLFLSHLKQEEVWDFQSVTQVHLGFLGFLTLRGFLRESLSLPKLQVRGLSKHWKTYLAKVNFLGKGVPWESQEFIPNLVSGFELPTLAFGGKGHWNSEFHWEREEKDTTSVFFSATNKQSEGDIAISDLMKDFLHYSQTNHYLERAYIRKENSSYLYLNSKETNPRVFFRENPTDLPEFLFLVAELKTKPSTHLN; from the coding sequence GTGAATCGATCGGACGGATCTTTAGTTTCCTCATCTACAGGCGTTTTTTACCCCTACCAACACCAGGACTTTTATGCGATGGATTCCTTGTTTTTATCTCATTTAAAACAGGAAGAAGTCTGGGACTTCCAATCTGTGACTCAGGTGCATCTGGGATTTTTAGGTTTTTTGACCTTAAGAGGTTTTTTAAGGGAAAGTTTGTCTTTGCCAAAACTCCAAGTGAGAGGACTTTCCAAACATTGGAAAACTTACCTGGCCAAAGTGAATTTTTTAGGTAAAGGAGTTCCTTGGGAATCCCAAGAATTTATCCCCAATTTAGTTTCTGGTTTTGAGTTACCCACTTTAGCATTTGGTGGGAAAGGGCATTGGAATAGCGAATTCCATTGGGAGAGAGAGGAGAAAGACACAACATCAGTTTTCTTTTCTGCGACAAACAAACAAAGTGAAGGTGACATTGCCATTAGTGATCTAATGAAAGATTTTTTACATTATTCACAAACCAATCACTACTTAGAACGGGCATACATCCGAAAAGAAAATTCTAGTTATTTGTATTTGAATTCTAAAGAAACAAACCCAAGGGTATTTTTCCGTGAAAATCCAACAGATTTGCCCGAATTTTTATTTTTAGTCGCTGAATTAAAAACAAAACCCTCTACTCACTTAAATTAA